One Pelorhabdus rhamnosifermentans genomic window, GCATCTGCAAAGGTTTTAGCCTCATGAATATTAGCAATTTCGTGAAGTAAAGCTGCTTCTTTAAACCGCGCACTGGCCTCACCAAGCAAAATCAGATGATCCACTTTTTCTTTAATAAGTAACATCATTTCAGTGAGATCCGTATTTTTATCTCTGCCGCCCGCAATAAGCACAATATGCCCAGCAAAAGCTTCTAATGCCTTAATCGAAGATTCAGGATTGGTAGCCTTTGAATCATTATAATAAGGTACTCCATGAAGAGTGGTCACAGGTTCAATACGATGTTCAACGCCTTCAAAATTTTCCAGCACCTTCGCAATATCTGTGATGGCCACACCTGCTAAAAAAGAAACAGCCGCAGCAGCAAGAGCATTTTCAACATTATGAGCGCCCGGAATCTTCATAACACTCACAGGACAGACAGGAAGTTCCTGATCTTTCCAGGAAATCCAAATCTGATCTTTTTTGATATAAGCGCCTTGCTGTAAGGTTTCTTTACGGCTAAAAAACAGGACTTGTGACTTAGCTCTATCAGCCATAGGTCTCAGCGTAGGATCGTCATAATTTAGCACTAGGAAATCATCTGACGTCTGTTTAGCAAAAACACGCTCTTTCATGGCAACATAGTTTTCGAATGTCTTATGACGATCAATATGATCAGGTGTAATATTCAAAACAGCTGCAATATGAGGCTTAAAATCACGGGCACTTTCCATTTGAAAACTGGATATTTCCGCAACAACAATCCCCTTATCCGTAATATCCTTCACTTCATCGGATAGGGCTTGTCCAATATTCCCCCCCACCACAACCTCCTTGTTATGGCACGCAATCATTTCACCAATTAAAGTTGTTGTCGTTGTTTTACCATTTGTACCTGTTATGGCCACAATCGGTGCCGGACAAAGCTGATAAGCAACTTCCACTTCACTCATGACAAGGATATTTTTAGCCAGAGCCTGCTGAACAAAATCTGTATAAATAGATACGCCAGGCGATAAAATAACATAATCCACCCCATCAAGGAGAGCTGCCTCCTGATTTCCTAACGCCAGCTTAATACCCTTTTCCAGGAGAAAAGAGGGGTCTTTTTTTAATTGATTTAGTGGCTTATTATCACTCAGTGTAACATAGGCCCCAAGATTTTTCAGCACCAGAGCTACAGAAATACCACTAATACCAGATCCCAAAACGATCACTTTTTTACCATTAAATTGCATGTTCATCTACCTCCCTGATTCATAATAAGTATACTCAAAGCAAATATGCTTAATAGCAAACTTGCTGACCAAAACACGCCGACAACTTTTTGCTCAGACCAACCAGACAATTCAAAATGATGATGAATAGGGCTCATTTTAAATACGCGCTTTCCTGTTGTTTTAAACGAAACCACCTGAATCATGACGGATAGTGTTTCCACAACATAAACGCCACCAACGATGATTAATAAAAATTCGGTTTTCGTCATCACGGCCACAGTTGCCAATACGCCACCTAAAGCCAACGACCCCGTATCCCCCATAAACACTTTGGCAGGATGAATATTATAGACTAAAAACCCCAGACAAGCACCTGCTGTAGCAAGAGAAAACGCAGCAAGCTCTATATTGCCAAAATAATAGCTAATGAGCGCATAAGTCCCGGCAGAAATTACCGTTGTTCCTGCAGCAAGTCCGTCCAACCCATCCGTCAAGTTGACGGCATTTGTCGTTCCCACTAATACGAAAAAAATGACAATAAAATATAAGGAACCAAAATCAATGGATTGATTGAAAAAGGGAATCCATATATCTGTGCCCAAACCAAAATACGACGTAACAACATAAGCCAAAGCAACGGCCATAATAATTTGGCCAAGCAATTTCTGTTTCGCAGTAAGACCTAAATTGCGTTTTAATACGACCTTAATGAAATCATCAAGAAATCCTAACAGTCCATGACCCAACGTAACAAATAAAGCCAGCCAAATAGCCGGTTTATCGAAAAAAAACAACAACATGGGCACACAAAGTGCCACTAAGATAATAATTCCTCCCATGGTGGGAGTACCGGCTTTGGCCTGATGACTCTTAGGACCCTCCTGACGAATGCTTTGTCCAAATTTTAATCTGTGCAATACGGGAATCAGTAGCGGACCAAGCACAAGTGCCACAATCAAAGCAAGAATCCCGGAATAAAATATGGTTTGAACCTGTGCGTACATAAAATGCTACCTCCTAAACGCTTCCAATCATTTACTTCACCAACTGTGGAATAAGTTGTTCCATTTTCATGCCCCGTGAACCTTTGATTAAAATAACATCGCCACTCACAAGCTTCTCATGTAAAACAAGCAATGCTTCAGCCTGATTTTGACAAGCAAAAACGGCCTTGTGGCCATGAAGCTGAGCCCCATCGGCAATTAACTGTCCCAGTTTTCCTACTGTAACAATAAGATCAACGCCTAATTGAGCCGCAGTCTTGCCTATATCCCCATGGGCCTGTTCAGCCAATTCGCCCAGTTCAAACATATCTCCCAGCACAGCAACCGTTCGGCCGGAACGTAAGCAAACAAGCGTCTGTAAAGCGCTCACCATGGATGCCGGACTGGCGTTATAGGCGTCATTAATTATTTGATAGGGGCCAACCTTTTCAATGGCCATGCGCATACCACTAGGTGCAAATTGTTTTAAGCCAACAACCATGTCCTTTTCATTCATGCCAAGCTTAAAGCCAGCAGCAAGTGCCGCCAAGGCATTCATCACATTGTGTTCACCCAATGCCGGAATATGAACAGCGAAACACCGTCCATCATAAGTACAGTCAAAAGATACGCCGTCTACTGAACTTCGCACATTTTTCCCCTGCACATCACTGGCCGCGCGGAGTCCAAAAGTAATGACAGCACAACGTGCTTTACTGGCCATAGCGGCCACATAAGGATTATCGGCATTCAAGACGACAAATCCCTGCGGATCAATGGCCTCAACTAATTCCGCCTTAGCTTTGGCAATATTTTCTCGTGAACCGAGCAGTTCCATATGCGTTTCACCAACAGTTGTTACAATACCTGCTGTTGGCCGGGCAATACGCGTAAGTGCCGTAATTTGCCCAAGCCCTCGCATTCCCATTTCCACCACAGCGACTTCATGTTCTGGCTGCAGTGACAGAAGTGTAAAAGGCAACCCAATTTCATTGTTAAAATTAGCCTGCGTCTTCAATACCTTAAACTGCTTGCTTAAGATAGCCGCCAGCATATCTTTCGTTGTTGTTTTGCCATTAGATCCTGTAATGGCAATAACAGGGAGAGTAAATCGCTGACGGTGATAAGCCGCAATATCTTGTAAAGCCTTAAGAGTGTCATCACACTTGATCACAGGCAAAGAATCCGGTACAACAACATTTTGGCTGACAAGTACCCCTGCTGCCCCCTGTTGGACAACAGCAGAAGTAAATTGATGACCATCAAAATTTTCACCCATAAGAGCAATAAAAAGCTGACCCGATTTTATTTTCCTGCTATCGGTACAAATACCAGAAAAATTGCAATCACTTCCAGCAACAAGTTGACCACCTGTGGCAAGACAAATTTCATTTAACGTAAATTTAGCCATTATTTAAGTTCTCCAATCACTTCACGCACAACTTGGCGATCATCAAAATCAATGGTCTTATCCTTTAAAATCTGATAGGTTTCATGACCTTTTCCAGCAATCATAACAATATCATCGTGCTGAGCTATTCGGAGCGCCGCAGCAATGGCCTGACGACGATCCGGAATCATTTCATACTGCTTCTTCGGCGTCAAAGCCGCAAGAATACCAACTTCTACTTCTTTTAAAATAATCAGTGGATCTTCACTGCGTGGATTATCAGAAGTAGCAATGACGACATCAGAATAAGAAGCCGCAATTTTCCCCATAATCGGCCGTTTAGTCCGATCACGGTCACCTCCGCATCCAAAGACTGTAATAATTCGACCACTTGCCACTTCTTGCGCTGTCTTTAGAATATTTTCCAAACCGTCAGGCGTATGAGCATAATCAACAATAACGGTAAAATCCTGGTCAGCGTCCACAAGCTCAAAGCGGCCAGGCACAGTCGTAAACTCTTCCATTGCCCCCTTAATGACAGCGGGGGCAATCTTCTCCGCCAAAGCCGCCCCAATAGCGGCTAAAGAATTATAAACATTAAATAGTCCGGTAATTTTTAAAGAAAGCGCCAGTTCGCCTGCCTCACTGTGAACAGTAAATGCTGAATTTCTTGCCGCCACATGAATATTGTCAGCTTGAATATTGCCTTTACCATGAAGTGAATAGGTATAAATATCACCACTCGCACAATCAATCATCGTTTGACTTGCTTCGTCATCTTTGTTAACTACAGCCCACTTATTGCTTTTCGTTACATCTTTTCCTAATGATTGAAATAAAAGGGATTTGGCATTACGATAGTTTTCCAGCGTTTTATGATAATCTAAATGATCTTGTGTCAAGTTTGTAAAAATAGCACCATCAAATTCACAGCCAGCAATGCGCTGCATGGCAAGAGAATGCGAAGACACTTCCATCACAACATAATCCATGCCCGCCTCAACCATTTGTACCAAAATTTGCTGTAAATCAATGACATCGGGTGTCGTATTCTTGACAGGCAGAACTTTATCTCCCACAAGCGTCTGAATAGTACCGCTAATGCCGACTTTAAATCCTGCTGCTTTTAAAATTCCTGCCAAAAGATAGGACGTTGTTGTCTTGCCATTTGTGCCTGTAATCCCAATCATCCGCAATTTTCGTGCGGGATAGTCATAGAAAAAGGGTGCCAGAATTTGCATGGCTGCCCGTGTATCAGCTACTTTAATGACCGTCAAATCACTACTACAAGGCGGAATAGCTTGATCAACAAGAACAGCCATAGCCCCTTTTTGCTTGGCCTCATCAATATAGTCATGTCCATCGACATGAGCGCCGTGAAGACAAACAAACAAACTGCCTTGTTTCACTTTTCTTGAATCATAAGCCATATCGGCAATCAAACAGTCTTGATTGCCTGTTACACTTGCCTGTGGAATGAGATGAAGTAGTTCCTGCAAATTTTTTGTCATAGAAAATAAATCCTCCAACTTATCATAATAATAACCAATCCATTTCTTATCTTACTGCTAATATTGCCGACTTACTAGTATCTTACACAAATAAACAGGATATGTTTGGCTTTTTTATTCAAAATATACCTCAATGGTTGTTCCAGACGACACTTGACTGCCTGCTGGCGGATCTTGTTTCACAGCCTGCGTCCCTTGATTTGCTTGTTTATAAGTTAGACCTAGCTGTCCCAAGAGCTCCATCACTTCTTTTTCACTACGACCACTGCAATCAGGCACAGTCACTTCACCTGTTCCTGGGCGGGCCGTTGTTAAGGTATAAAGTAGCACCTGTGAACCAACAGGAACGCGACTGCCTGGCCGCGGAATCTGATCTGCGATGCGCTCCCCTGTTTCTTCAATTCGCGCAGCTAAACCTGCCGCCTGTAAATCTTTCATGGCATCTGAGACAGACTCATTAAGTAAATTCGGCACAAGCACATGACTCTGCACATTTTCAGCCGTCTTGGTCGGAACATTCGTCACTTGTAAATAAGGCAAAACATCCTTCATAACTGCTGCAAAAACGGGAGCTGCAACCTGGCTGCCATAATAAATGCCCACAGGTTCGTCAACAATGACAAGCATGACAATCTTGGGATGATCGCTAGGCGCAAAGCCAATAAAGGAAGCAACATACTTATCAGGCAAATAACCACCTGCCCCAACCTTTTGGGCAGTTCCTGTTTTCCCCCCAATTTTAAAGCCGTCAATAAAAGCATTTTTACCTGTACCGATTTCTACAACTTTTTCCAGAATTCCTCTTACTTGATTACTTGTTTCAGAATTTATTGCTTCCTGAACAACATCAGGCTGAAAACTGCGAATGGTTTGACCATTTTTATCTTGAATCGTCTTAACTATCTGCGGTCTCAGCCAAGTACCGCCATTGACAACAGCACTCACTGCCGTAAGAAGTTGAATCGGCGTTACAGCAATTCCCTGCCCCATAGCCATCGTAGCAATATTAATAGGCTTAACTTGTCGCTTGTCAATGACAATTCCCTTGGCCTCCCCAGGTAAATCAATACCTGTAGGCCGTCCGAAGCCCAGTTTATCAAGATAGGTATAAAAAGGATCTCGCCCTAGACGAAGTCCAACATTGACAAATCCGACATTACAGGAATTTTCCACTACTTCTTCAAATGTTTCACTGCCATGGCCGCCATTTTTCCAGCAATGAATTTTCCGTCCCTGTACGTCAATATAACCCGGATCATAAAACCGATCCGTCAGCGTCACTACTTTTTCACTTAATGCAGCGGATGATGTAATAATTTTAAAGGTAGATCCTGGTTCATAGGCATTGGATACGGCAATATTACGCCATAACTTTGGTGAATAATCAGCAAAATGATTCGGGTTATAGTCTGGGCGATTAGCAAGAGCCAAGATTTCACCCGTATTCGGGTCCATAGCCACAATCGTAGCTCCCTTGGCTTGTGTTTCTTGCATGACACGCCCCAGTTCACGTTCCGCAACTTGCTGAATCACCATATCAATAGTCAAATAAATATCATTTCCTTCGACAGGTGGTACAAAACGATGATTGGCATAAGGTATTTCCCGCCCTCTTGCATCATATTCAACCATAATGCTGCCTGGCCGACCACGCAAATAACTGTCAAAAGTAATTTCTACTCCATCTAGACCTTGGCTATCAATCCCGGTAAAGCCTAAAATATGTGAAGCTAAATCTTCCTGTGGATAATAGCGCCGACTTTCTTGCGTGATGCCAATACCGTCAAAGCCTAGCGCTTGAATTTGCCGCGCCACATTACTGTCTACTTTACGTTTCACCCAAGTAAAAGCCTGATGTCGTTGCAATAATTTGGACAAATGTTCCTCATTTAATGCCAAAATAGCAGCCAATTTGGCTGCTGTCTCTTGTACATTTTTAATTTCAGCGGGAATTGCGTAAATAGACTCCGTACTCATACTCACAGCTAATTCTTTACCTGTCCGATCAAAAATAATCCCCCGTTTCGCTTCTACTGGAATATCGCGAATCCGTTGATCTGTCGCATTTTCCGCAAGCCACGTACTGTGAAAAAGCTGTAAATAGCCTAACCGCACAACTAATCCTCCCATAGCAACTGCCATAAAGAGAAACAAAAAAATGACCCGTTTTCGAATCGTGCCATGTGAAGCCGAAGCCACTATGCATTCCCCCATCACTTAAGAAGAAGCTAGAGTGACCCTCTCACACCAGACTCTTCTTAATTCATTCCAAGCGCAGGAGTAGTCTTATTGTTCTTAGCAGCAGTAGCAGTCATATTAGTTTGACTGAGATTGCCCTCTGATGAGGCTTGTGCATGATAAACGACCGAGGGTAAAACCATGCCGAGTTCCTTTTTTGCTATGCGCTCAATTCTTGCCGGCGATTTTAGTTTGGCTACATCAAGATGAAGAACTTCATTTTCCTTCTCTAAAGATGCTACTTGTGTTTTCATTTTCACAAGTTCATAGCCTGAACGAACTACAAATTCACTTTGCATAGTCAATATCACTGCCATCAATGCAAGAACAGTAACAAAAACGAAATATTTTCTTCTTCGCTGCACATCAAGTCGAGTTCGCGGCAAAGAAGGGACTATTTGTTCATCTGGTTGTTCAATAAGTTCCCACTCTTGCTTTTTGCTCACTAACATCTTACTGACCCTCCTTGGATTCTAGAACGACTCACCCGGTAATTTTTGACCGATCCGCAATTTAGCACTTCTCGCTCGTGGATTTTCTGCTAATTCAACCACTGACGGTTTACGAGGTTTACCTAGGATCTTAATGACTGGCTGATGATGGCAGGTACAAATAGGAAACTGTGGCGGACAAATACAACCTTTTGATTGTTCCTGCAAAACTTGTTTAGCTATACGATCTTCTAAAGAATGAAAGGTAATAATACAAATCCGCCCGCCTGGCTTAAGTAGCCCAATGGCATCAGAAAAAGATTGTTGCAAAATCGCAAGTTCACGATTCACTTCAATACGAATGGCTTGAAAGGTTCGTTTCGCCGGATGAGGACCTTCTTGACGCGCTCCCTTGGGAATGGCTTTTTTAACAATATCTACCAAATTGCCTGTTGAAATAATCGGTTTCGTTTTTCGCTCAGCTACAATAAAATCAGCAATACGCTTCGCCCAGCGTTCTTCACCATAATCATACATGATTTTAGTAAGTTTCTCGGCACTATATTCATTCACAACTTCTTTTGCTGACAAGATATTTCTAGGATCCATGCGCATATCAAGCGGGGCATCTTGCATATAAGAAAATCCACGCTCCGCTGTATCAAGCTGATAAGATGAGACGCCTAGATCATAAAGTACACCATCAACAGCATCAATAGCTAGGTCCTGTAACACCTCTTTAAGTTGTTCAAAATTACTTCGAATAATATGTACGGTGCATTTAGCACTCGCCAAACGTTCTTTACCAGCCGCAATGGCTGCTGGGTCCTGATCTAAACCAATATAAGTGCCAGAAGCAGCAAGTTTACTCACAATGGCTTGTCCATGTCCGGCTCCACCTAGTGTGCAATCCACGTAAATGCCTGCTGGATTGACTACTAAGTTATTCACACTTTCTTCAAGCAAAACGCTTTTATGTTCAAAATTCATCTGTTTCACTCCGTCAAATACCAAAATCCGCAAGATGCTCAGCAATTTGAGCAACTGTCGGGGCAATCGTGGTATTATACTCATCCCAATTCTCTTGATTCCATATTTCAATTCGGTTCGAAACACCGATAACAACGACATCTTTCGTAAGATGGGCATAATCTCTTAAATTACCTGGTAACAATACACGTCCCTGCTTATCAAAACCTACTTCAGCGGCTCCAGCAAAGAAAAAACGCACAAAAGCACGGGCTTCCGGCTTAGACAAGGGCAACTGGCGCAATTTATTTTCTAGTATGGCCCATTCTTCTACGGTATACACAAATAAACAATTTTCCAATCCTTTTGTAGCAATAAACGTAAAGCCAAGCAATTCACGAAATCTTGCTGGCAAAATCAACCGTCCTTTGGCATCAATCGTATGATTATACTCACCCATAAACACGGCTTTCACCATCACTAAATAGGATTTTTACACCACTTTACACCACTTTACACCACTTTATAGTCTAATTCGAATAAAAATAAAAAAATCCTTCAAAAAATTGAAGGATTTTTCAAAAAGTAATATTTAAGATAAAAGTCCTAGTTCCGAATGAGACCTAAACGTTCTAATATAGGAGCGGCCTTGACTCTGATAAAAAAGGAGCGAAAAGTATGCTGTGTTCGAAAAATAGGAATTCTTTCAATAGAATAGAAATTGCTGTCTGAATCCGCTTGACCATAACGGACAGTAAACGCCATCTTATAGCCAGCCTTCTGAACTAAATGACGAATCTCATCATTATAGGTTCCTGTTGGATAAGCAAAATAACGCGGCCTTGCACCGAGTTCTTGCTCCAATTTCTGACTGGAAACAGTCAGTTCTGTAGTAATCTGATCGGCATTAAGCTCTGTCAGCGGTACATGATTGACCGTATGGGAACCAATGGTAAAACCGCTTTCCGCCATTTCTTTGACTTGATCCCATGTCATAAACCGCGGATCATGACTAATAAAATCTGTAATCACAAAGAAAGTCGCTGTGAAATTATATTTTTTTAAAATGGGATAGGCATTGACATAATTGTCTTCATAACCATCATCAAAAGTAATCAATATCGGTTTGTCCGGAAGCGGAATCCCCTTTTTGAGAGCCTTAAAAAGCTGATCAGGTGTAACTGTATGATAGCCGTTTTCACTAAGATACCGCATTTGCTTATCAAATTCTTCCGGAGCCACAGACAAAGCAATTTGCATGGTATCAATTTTATGATAATTTAAGACAGGCACTTCAGGACAGACTGTAGGCGGCTCCAGATTAGCCTCTGTTACGACGGCATTCGTTCCAGCCATCGTTGTTGCAATAAATAAAAACATGAACACTAAAAGAATGCCTACAACAGACTTATGATAACGATGCATCAATTGTTTCCCACCTCCTTCCTGCAAATTCTGTCATTCATGCAAGAAAGACAACCATAGACAGTCTGTAACCAATCATTCATTGTCTTTTCCTCCACAAATTGCTATAGTTTCTCTGGCGTAAAATCAGTAATATACTCGCGACAACTATAAAAATAAGACTTCCTAGTTGTGCTATATTGACGCCATATAAGATTTCACCATCTAAGCGAGTAAATTCCACTATGATGCGTCCTATAGACTGTAAAATAAGATAAAGAAAAAACAGCCAGCCCGATTTGAGTCCAAACCGATTGCGAAACAGCCAGCCAACAACGAGGAGGATTAAAAATACGCCAAAATCCGCACCAGACTGATACATAAAAACAGGATGGAAAAAGTCATACTCTTCATACCCAACAGGCCGATGAGCATAATCAATATAAATGCCCCATGATAAATACGTGGGGTAACCGATGGCTTCCTGATTAACTAAATTCGCCCATTGACCAAGGGACTGCCCCAATGCTAAGCCTGGTGCCACCGCGTCAGCATACAGACCAAAAGGCAGACTATGATATTTGGCATAGCCAACTAGCACAAGAATGACACCCAGCATAGCCCCGTGCATAGCAAAACCGCCTTGACTGAAACAGAAAATTTCCCCCAAATGATAACTATAATAAGGCCAATTAATGATCACATAATATAAGCGAGCACCCAAAATTCCAGCGGGAATGGCTAGCACCGCCATATCCAGAAGTGGCTGAACAGGTAATCTTCGATACAAAATCTGACAATAACAAGTAAGAA contains:
- a CDS encoding UDP-N-acetylmuramoyl-L-alanyl-D-glutamate--2,6-diaminopimelate ligase encodes the protein MTKNLQELLHLIPQASVTGNQDCLIADMAYDSRKVKQGSLFVCLHGAHVDGHDYIDEAKQKGAMAVLVDQAIPPCSSDLTVIKVADTRAAMQILAPFFYDYPARKLRMIGITGTNGKTTTSYLLAGILKAAGFKVGISGTIQTLVGDKVLPVKNTTPDVIDLQQILVQMVEAGMDYVVMEVSSHSLAMQRIAGCEFDGAIFTNLTQDHLDYHKTLENYRNAKSLLFQSLGKDVTKSNKWAVVNKDDEASQTMIDCASGDIYTYSLHGKGNIQADNIHVAARNSAFTVHSEAGELALSLKITGLFNVYNSLAAIGAALAEKIAPAVIKGAMEEFTTVPGRFELVDADQDFTVIVDYAHTPDGLENILKTAQEVASGRIITVFGCGGDRDRTKRPIMGKIAASYSDVVIATSDNPRSEDPLIILKEVEVGILAALTPKKQYEMIPDRRQAIAAALRIAQHDDIVMIAGKGHETYQILKDKTIDFDDRQVVREVIGELK
- the murD gene encoding UDP-N-acetylmuramoyl-L-alanine--D-glutamate ligase — protein: MQFNGKKVIVLGSGISGISVALVLKNLGAYVTLSDNKPLNQLKKDPSFLLEKGIKLALGNQEAALLDGVDYVILSPGVSIYTDFVQQALAKNILVMSEVEVAYQLCPAPIVAITGTNGKTTTTTLIGEMIACHNKEVVVGGNIGQALSDEVKDITDKGIVVAEISSFQMESARDFKPHIAAVLNITPDHIDRHKTFENYVAMKERVFAKQTSDDFLVLNYDDPTLRPMADRAKSQVLFFSRKETLQQGAYIKKDQIWISWKDQELPVCPVSVMKIPGAHNVENALAAAAVSFLAGVAITDIAKVLENFEGVEHRIEPVTTLHGVPYYNDSKATNPESSIKALEAFAGHIVLIAGGRDKNTDLTEMMLLIKEKVDHLILLGEASARFKEAALLHEIANIHEAKTFADAVNLAYKIATPPHIVLLSPACASYDMFKSYEERGTVFKKLVRLLS
- the lgt gene encoding prolipoprotein diacylglyceryl transferase, whose translation is MNYGSLVVGPWHFHWYGLIMSGAILCCILTCYCQILYRRLPVQPLLDMAVLAIPAGILGARLYYVIINWPYYSYHLGEIFCFSQGGFAMHGAMLGVILVLVGYAKYHSLPFGLYADAVAPGLALGQSLGQWANLVNQEAIGYPTYLSWGIYIDYAHRPVGYEEYDFFHPVFMYQSGADFGVFLILLVVGWLFRNRFGLKSGWLFFLYLILQSIGRIIVEFTRLDGEILYGVNIAQLGSLIFIVVASILLILRQRNYSNLWRKRQ
- the rsmH gene encoding 16S rRNA (cytosine(1402)-N(4))-methyltransferase RsmH; protein product: MNFEHKSVLLEESVNNLVVNPAGIYVDCTLGGAGHGQAIVSKLAASGTYIGLDQDPAAIAAGKERLASAKCTVHIIRSNFEQLKEVLQDLAIDAVDGVLYDLGVSSYQLDTAERGFSYMQDAPLDMRMDPRNILSAKEVVNEYSAEKLTKIMYDYGEERWAKRIADFIVAERKTKPIISTGNLVDIVKKAIPKGARQEGPHPAKRTFQAIRIEVNRELAILQQSFSDAIGLLKPGGRICIITFHSLEDRIAKQVLQEQSKGCICPPQFPICTCHHQPVIKILGKPRKPSVVELAENPRARSAKLRIGQKLPGESF
- a CDS encoding polysaccharide deacetylase family protein, coding for MHRYHKSVVGILLVFMFLFIATTMAGTNAVVTEANLEPPTVCPEVPVLNYHKIDTMQIALSVAPEEFDKQMRYLSENGYHTVTPDQLFKALKKGIPLPDKPILITFDDGYEDNYVNAYPILKKYNFTATFFVITDFISHDPRFMTWDQVKEMAESGFTIGSHTVNHVPLTELNADQITTELTVSSQKLEQELGARPRYFAYPTGTYNDEIRHLVQKAGYKMAFTVRYGQADSDSNFYSIERIPIFRTQHTFRSFFIRVKAAPILERLGLIRN
- a CDS encoding UDP-N-acetylmuramoyl-tripeptide--D-alanyl-D-alanine ligase, translated to MAKFTLNEICLATGGQLVAGSDCNFSGICTDSRKIKSGQLFIALMGENFDGHQFTSAVVQQGAAGVLVSQNVVVPDSLPVIKCDDTLKALQDIAAYHRQRFTLPVIAITGSNGKTTTKDMLAAILSKQFKVLKTQANFNNEIGLPFTLLSLQPEHEVAVVEMGMRGLGQITALTRIARPTAGIVTTVGETHMELLGSRENIAKAKAELVEAIDPQGFVVLNADNPYVAAMASKARCAVITFGLRAASDVQGKNVRSSVDGVSFDCTYDGRCFAVHIPALGEHNVMNALAALAAGFKLGMNEKDMVVGLKQFAPSGMRMAIEKVGPYQIINDAYNASPASMVSALQTLVCLRSGRTVAVLGDMFELGELAEQAHGDIGKTAAQLGVDLIVTVGKLGQLIADGAQLHGHKAVFACQNQAEALLVLHEKLVSGDVILIKGSRGMKMEQLIPQLVK
- the ftsL gene encoding cell division protein FtsL yields the protein MLVSKKQEWELIEQPDEQIVPSLPRTRLDVQRRRKYFVFVTVLALMAVILTMQSEFVVRSGYELVKMKTQVASLEKENEVLHLDVAKLKSPARIERIAKKELGMVLPSVVYHAQASSEGNLSQTNMTATAAKNNKTTPALGMN
- a CDS encoding stage V sporulation protein D — protein: MASASHGTIRKRVIFLFLFMAVAMGGLVVRLGYLQLFHSTWLAENATDQRIRDIPVEAKRGIIFDRTGKELAVSMSTESIYAIPAEIKNVQETAAKLAAILALNEEHLSKLLQRHQAFTWVKRKVDSNVARQIQALGFDGIGITQESRRYYPQEDLASHILGFTGIDSQGLDGVEITFDSYLRGRPGSIMVEYDARGREIPYANHRFVPPVEGNDIYLTIDMVIQQVAERELGRVMQETQAKGATIVAMDPNTGEILALANRPDYNPNHFADYSPKLWRNIAVSNAYEPGSTFKIITSSAALSEKVVTLTDRFYDPGYIDVQGRKIHCWKNGGHGSETFEEVVENSCNVGFVNVGLRLGRDPFYTYLDKLGFGRPTGIDLPGEAKGIVIDKRQVKPINIATMAMGQGIAVTPIQLLTAVSAVVNGGTWLRPQIVKTIQDKNGQTIRSFQPDVVQEAINSETSNQVRGILEKVVEIGTGKNAFIDGFKIGGKTGTAQKVGAGGYLPDKYVASFIGFAPSDHPKIVMLVIVDEPVGIYYGSQVAAPVFAAVMKDVLPYLQVTNVPTKTAENVQSHVLVPNLLNESVSDAMKDLQAAGLAARIEETGERIADQIPRPGSRVPVGSQVLLYTLTTARPGTGEVTVPDCSGRSEKEVMELLGQLGLTYKQANQGTQAVKQDPPAGSQVSSGTTIEVYFE
- the mraZ gene encoding division/cell wall cluster transcriptional repressor MraZ, with translation MFMGEYNHTIDAKGRLILPARFRELLGFTFIATKGLENCLFVYTVEEWAILENKLRQLPLSKPEARAFVRFFFAGAAEVGFDKQGRVLLPGNLRDYAHLTKDVVVIGVSNRIEIWNQENWDEYNTTIAPTVAQIAEHLADFGI
- the mraY gene encoding phospho-N-acetylmuramoyl-pentapeptide-transferase, with product MYAQVQTIFYSGILALIVALVLGPLLIPVLHRLKFGQSIRQEGPKSHQAKAGTPTMGGIIILVALCVPMLLFFFDKPAIWLALFVTLGHGLLGFLDDFIKVVLKRNLGLTAKQKLLGQIIMAVALAYVVTSYFGLGTDIWIPFFNQSIDFGSLYFIVIFFVLVGTTNAVNLTDGLDGLAAGTTVISAGTYALISYYFGNIELAAFSLATAGACLGFLVYNIHPAKVFMGDTGSLALGGVLATVAVMTKTEFLLIIVGGVYVVETLSVMIQVVSFKTTGKRVFKMSPIHHHFELSGWSEQKVVGVFWSASLLLSIFALSILIMNQGGR